One window of Pseudomonas sp. FP198 genomic DNA carries:
- a CDS encoding YceK/YidQ family lipoprotein → MRIVGIALTITLLTGCATANETFGTGQLCGIHPYCGVSVDLQVLKATTEDNATIARALAPFAVIDLPLSFVADTLILPYTIFHMRPAEE, encoded by the coding sequence ATGCGCATCGTGGGAATTGCTTTGACCATCACACTGCTGACAGGGTGCGCGACGGCCAACGAAACCTTTGGCACCGGGCAGCTTTGCGGTATTCACCCTTATTGCGGTGTGTCCGTCGATCTCCAGGTGCTCAAGGCGACGACCGAAGATAACGCGACCATCGCACGCGCACTGGCGCCGTTCGCAGTCATCGATCTACCCCTCAGCTTCGTCGCCGATACGCTGATCCTGCCCTACACCATTTTTCATATGAGACCGGCTGAGGAATAA
- a CDS encoding pyridoxamine 5'-phosphate oxidase family protein gives MNEASKVVPSPWHEGELALQRTVGAVEMMAGVGQRQLARNWMPDQHRDFYAQLPFVVLGAVNRQGDVWATLRTGQPGFMNSPDPETLHIHFDPEPEDPAQQGMGEGDAIGMLGIELHTRRRNRVNGVVRRRLERGLEISVSQAYGNCPRYINLRQYRFVDEQPAESRQLEAADPLVRQLVTAADSFYIATYVVRDGDRQVDASHRGGKSGFVRMDEDGTLTIPDFSGNLFFNTLGNILLNPRAGLVFVDFQTGDLLQMSGSAQVLLDDTQIAAFQGAERLLRFTPQRIVHRPGALPLRWKDQDEGESPNSLMTGSWEQTAERLHAEALRSQWRALQVTRVVDESHDIRSFYLQTNDGVGLPRFEAGQHLPVRITLEGQQVPSIRTYSVSSAPSDDFLRISVKRDGAVSSHLHEQIQASHQIDARAPQGHFTVNPTERRPLVLLAAGVGITPLLSMLREVVYQGKRISRMRPVWLVQSARHVADLAFREEIDELVARAGDKLRVLRMVSQPPSDGTVGQGYDVAGRIEVTLLKQLLPLDDYDYYLCGPGSFTQALYDGLRKLRIPDDRIHAETFGPSTLVRDIEVSVPAAEQVPAATEAVKVLFAGSAKEARWEPESGTLLELAEARGLNPEFSCRGGSCGTCKTRMTQGQVHYLTQPAEPVAAGEVLICCAVPAQGSEPLVLEV, from the coding sequence ATGAACGAAGCCTCGAAAGTAGTCCCTTCGCCCTGGCATGAAGGCGAGTTGGCCTTGCAGCGCACCGTCGGGGCAGTAGAAATGATGGCGGGTGTCGGCCAGCGGCAACTGGCGCGTAACTGGATGCCGGATCAGCACCGCGACTTTTACGCTCAGTTGCCTTTCGTGGTGCTGGGCGCGGTGAATCGCCAGGGCGATGTCTGGGCGACCCTGCGTACCGGGCAGCCCGGTTTCATGAATTCACCGGACCCGGAAACGCTGCACATCCACTTCGATCCGGAACCTGAAGATCCGGCCCAGCAAGGCATGGGCGAGGGTGACGCCATCGGCATGCTCGGCATCGAGTTGCATACCCGTCGCCGCAACCGCGTGAACGGCGTCGTCCGGCGGCGGCTTGAGCGCGGGCTGGAGATCTCGGTGAGCCAGGCCTATGGCAACTGCCCACGCTACATCAACCTGCGCCAGTACCGTTTCGTCGATGAGCAGCCCGCCGAATCGCGCCAATTGGAGGCGGCCGACCCGTTGGTCCGGCAGTTGGTCACGGCGGCCGATTCGTTCTACATCGCCACCTACGTGGTACGCGACGGCGATCGGCAAGTCGATGCGTCCCATCGCGGCGGCAAGTCAGGTTTTGTGCGCATGGACGAGGACGGCACGCTGACCATTCCGGACTTCTCTGGAAACCTGTTCTTCAATACGCTGGGCAATATCCTGCTGAACCCGCGTGCGGGCCTGGTCTTCGTTGATTTCCAAACGGGCGATTTGCTGCAGATGAGCGGATCGGCGCAAGTGCTGCTGGACGACACGCAGATCGCCGCGTTCCAGGGCGCCGAGCGGCTGTTGCGTTTTACTCCGCAGCGCATTGTCCATCGTCCGGGGGCGCTGCCGTTGCGCTGGAAGGACCAGGACGAGGGTGAGTCGCCCAATTCATTGATGACCGGCAGCTGGGAGCAGACCGCCGAGCGCTTGCACGCCGAGGCCCTGCGCAGCCAATGGCGGGCGCTGCAGGTCACCCGGGTGGTGGACGAAAGCCACGATATTCGATCCTTCTACCTGCAAACCAACGACGGCGTCGGTTTACCCCGCTTTGAAGCCGGACAGCATCTACCCGTACGGATAACGCTGGAAGGACAGCAAGTGCCATCGATCCGGACCTATAGCGTGTCCAGCGCACCGTCGGACGATTTTCTGCGCATCAGCGTCAAGCGTGACGGCGCGGTGTCTTCGCACCTGCATGAGCAGATCCAGGCGTCCCACCAGATTGACGCCCGGGCGCCTCAGGGCCATTTCACGGTGAATCCGACTGAGCGCCGGCCTTTGGTACTGTTGGCGGCGGGCGTCGGCATCACACCGCTGTTGTCGATGCTGCGCGAGGTGGTCTACCAGGGGAAACGCATCAGCCGGATGCGCCCGGTCTGGCTGGTGCAAAGCGCTCGCCACGTGGCCGACCTGGCCTTTCGCGAGGAGATCGATGAATTGGTGGCCCGTGCCGGTGACAAGTTGCGGGTGCTGCGCATGGTCAGCCAGCCGCCCAGCGACGGGACGGTCGGGCAAGGCTACGACGTGGCCGGCAGAATCGAAGTGACGCTGCTCAAGCAACTGTTGCCCCTCGATGATTACGATTACTACCTGTGCGGGCCGGGCAGCTTTACCCAGGCGCTGTACGACGGCTTGCGCAAGCTGCGCATTCCCGATGATCGCATTCACGCCGAAACCTTTGGTCCGTCCACGCTGGTGCGCGACATCGAAGTCAGCGTACCGGCGGCCGAGCAAGTGCCGGCGGCCACCGAAGCGGTCAAGGTGCTGTTCGCCGGTTCGGCCAAGGAAGCCCGCTGGGAACCGGAAAGCGGGACGCTGCTGGAATTGGCCGAGGCGCGGGGTCTGAATCCGGAGTTCAGTTGCCGCGGTGGATCCTGCGGCACCTGCAAGACCCGCATGACCCAGGGCCAGGTGCATTACCTGACCCAGCCGGCCGAGCCCGTGGCCGCCGGCGAAGTGCTGATCTGCTGCGCCGTACCGGCCCAGGGCAGCGAGCCTTTGGTGCTGGAGGTCTAG
- a CDS encoding hybrid sensor histidine kinase/response regulator, translating into MTEKNSELDQATLRLTVGACASLYVFVVASLPSSDFATYVPIMWYMTFFFGVAIPLRMAIKRWPGHFFWRRLFAMTLDYVSLAYALFVGGEGALPLYAAVLWVTLGNGMRFGTRYLTIATLIALATLVAIFLFTPFWRSQPFLFLTLIVTTIVVPAYAHVLLTRTRIASEEAIAANQEKSRFLAQASHDLRQPIHSIGLFTACLRDARLGREELRLVDNIDRSLHIVSQLFRSILDIYTLDNGQLEPQAEPVNLDVLLQDVVKQNTEAARWAGVELRLRPCRHWVQVNAGLLATMVQNLISNTLKYAPGQPVLIGVRPQGSGLSIVIYDKGRGIAAEHLPEVFKEFYRVRHVRDKDVEGLGLGLSIVKRISHLINLDIRLDSRLGKGTRAMIQGLERIAPGTTVDRPVAPQNRLQGLRVCLVEDDSNVLMATSALLEKWGCVVETHSDGVGVSSDCDIIIADFDLGPKVSGAECIAAIREQRGWEVPAMIMTGHEIERIRHALHHMNISILAKPVRPPELRTTLLELTKNFAWRI; encoded by the coding sequence ATGACTGAAAAGAACAGCGAGCTGGACCAGGCTACATTGAGATTGACGGTCGGGGCTTGTGCCTCGTTATATGTCTTTGTCGTTGCGAGTCTTCCCTCCAGCGATTTTGCGACCTATGTACCGATCATGTGGTACATGACCTTTTTCTTCGGCGTCGCGATTCCGTTGCGCATGGCGATCAAGCGCTGGCCGGGACATTTCTTCTGGCGCCGACTGTTCGCCATGACCCTCGACTACGTAAGCCTGGCTTATGCGCTGTTCGTCGGCGGGGAGGGCGCGCTGCCGTTGTACGCTGCCGTGCTGTGGGTCACGCTGGGCAACGGCATGCGTTTCGGTACGCGCTACCTGACGATCGCGACGTTGATTGCCTTGGCCACGCTGGTGGCGATTTTCCTGTTCACGCCGTTCTGGCGCAGTCAGCCTTTCCTGTTCCTGACCTTGATAGTGACGACAATCGTCGTGCCGGCCTATGCCCACGTCCTGCTGACCCGCACACGCATCGCGTCGGAAGAGGCGATCGCGGCGAATCAGGAAAAATCCCGTTTCCTTGCCCAGGCCAGCCATGACTTGCGCCAGCCGATCCACTCGATCGGCCTGTTCACCGCCTGTCTGCGCGACGCCAGGCTGGGCCGGGAGGAGCTACGGTTGGTGGATAACATCGACCGATCGCTGCATATCGTCTCGCAGCTGTTTCGTTCGATCCTGGACATCTACACCCTCGACAACGGTCAGCTTGAGCCGCAAGCCGAGCCGGTCAACCTTGATGTGCTGCTGCAGGACGTGGTCAAGCAGAACACCGAAGCCGCCCGCTGGGCCGGCGTCGAACTGCGCTTGCGGCCTTGCAGGCATTGGGTCCAGGTCAATGCCGGCCTGTTGGCGACGATGGTGCAGAACCTGATTTCCAACACGCTCAAGTACGCCCCCGGCCAACCGGTGCTGATCGGTGTTCGTCCGCAAGGCAGCGGCCTGTCGATCGTCATCTATGACAAGGGCCGGGGCATTGCCGCCGAGCACCTGCCCGAGGTGTTCAAGGAGTTTTACCGGGTGCGTCATGTGCGCGACAAAGACGTCGAAGGGCTGGGCCTGGGATTGTCGATCGTCAAGCGCATCAGTCATCTGATCAACCTGGACATCCGCCTGGATTCGAGGCTCGGCAAGGGCACTCGCGCCATGATCCAGGGCCTGGAAAGGATCGCGCCCGGAACCACCGTGGACCGGCCGGTTGCGCCACAGAACCGTTTGCAGGGTTTGCGGGTGTGCCTGGTGGAAGACGATTCCAACGTGTTGATGGCGACGTCCGCGTTGCTGGAGAAGTGGGGTTGTGTCGTCGAGACCCACAGTGACGGCGTCGGCGTGAGCAGTGACTGCGACATCATCATCGCGGATTTCGATCTGGGCCCCAAAGTGTCTGGCGCCGAGTGTATCGCAGCGATTCGTGAGCAGCGCGGCTGGGAGGTGCCGGCGATGATCATGACCGGGCATGAGATCGAGCGCATTCGCCATGCGCTGCACCACATGAACATCTCGATCCTGGCCAAGCCCGTGCGCCCGCCGGAGTTGCGCACGACCCTGCTTGAACTGACGAAGAATTTTGCCTGGAGGATCTAG
- a CDS encoding response regulator transcription factor has product MTCRVIVADDHPLFREGMLRTIERLLPTAIIEQAGNLEEVLSLARSGAEVDSLILDLRFPGIKSLDVIKQLRHEFKRTSIIVVSMVEDIDVIDQVMALGADGFIGKNIDPAGIAEALMAIREGEVVVKYQTENSILADVQSTALSQLTARQRQVLGLIAAGKTNKEIAKELGISPFTVRIHVSGLLKALDVPTRAAAAAQFANDPSVDKWPGKYQT; this is encoded by the coding sequence ATGACCTGCAGAGTGATAGTAGCCGATGACCACCCCTTGTTTCGCGAGGGTATGTTAAGAACCATTGAAAGGCTTCTTCCGACAGCAATAATCGAACAGGCGGGTAATCTCGAGGAAGTACTGTCGCTGGCCAGATCCGGAGCAGAAGTGGATTCCCTGATTCTCGATCTGCGCTTTCCGGGCATCAAGTCGCTCGACGTCATCAAGCAATTGCGCCATGAATTCAAACGCACTTCGATCATTGTGGTTTCAATGGTCGAAGACATCGACGTCATTGACCAGGTCATGGCGTTGGGGGCTGACGGTTTTATTGGCAAGAACATCGACCCCGCCGGCATCGCCGAAGCCCTGATGGCGATTCGTGAAGGCGAAGTGGTCGTGAAATACCAGACGGAAAACTCGATACTTGCTGATGTCCAATCAACTGCACTTTCCCAGCTGACCGCACGGCAAAGACAAGTGCTTGGCCTGATCGCCGCCGGCAAGACCAACAAGGAAATCGCCAAGGAGCTGGGGATTTCGCCCTTTACCGTCCGGATCCATGTCTCAGGTTTGCTCAAGGCGCTGGATGTCCCTACCCGCGCGGCGGCTGCCGCTCAATTCGCCAATGACCCGAGCGTTGATAAATGGCCGGGTAAATATCAAACCTGA
- a CDS encoding hybrid sensor histidine kinase/response regulator → MTVSACALLYIVVLAGLHPGEATSYLPIIIYIVTFIVASVFLRMIIQRYPGHFFWRRLFAMVHDYTGIAFAMVLGGEGALPIYAALLWVTLGNGMRFGSRYLALATAIALVTLVLIFSLNPFWRTQPYMFLMLIVTTIVVPAYAHILLKRTRIASEEAIAANQEKSRFLAQASHDLRQPIHSIGLFTACLRDARLGLEELRLVDNIDRSLHTVSQLFRSILDIYTLDHGKLAPQAETVHLGELLQDVVRQNTEAARWAGVELRLRACPYWVTVNAGLLTTMVQNLLSNALKYAPGQPVLVGVRRRAKGLAIVVYDKGRGIAEEHLPDVFNEFYRVRHVRDKDVEGLGLGLSIVKRISQLLNVEIDIRSKVGQGTRVAISGLAPAAPQAVTARTPATYNRLDGLRVCLVEDDANVLMATSALLEKWGCQVETHSDAEGLTSDCDIIIADFDLGTRVSGSECIAAIREQRGWEVPALVITGHEIERIRHSLQSLNISVLAKPVRPPELRSVLLDQVKAMKTASD, encoded by the coding sequence CTGACCGTCAGCGCCTGCGCACTGTTATACATCGTGGTATTGGCAGGCCTCCATCCCGGCGAAGCCACGAGTTACCTGCCAATCATTATCTACATCGTGACTTTCATCGTCGCGTCGGTATTTCTGCGCATGATCATCCAGCGTTATCCGGGACACTTTTTCTGGCGACGCCTTTTCGCGATGGTCCATGACTACACCGGGATTGCCTTCGCCATGGTCCTGGGAGGCGAAGGCGCACTCCCGATCTACGCCGCGCTGTTGTGGGTCACCCTGGGTAACGGGATGCGCTTTGGCTCACGCTATCTGGCGCTGGCGACGGCCATCGCGCTGGTAACCCTGGTGCTGATTTTTTCCCTCAATCCATTCTGGCGCACGCAGCCCTACATGTTCCTGATGTTGATCGTGACCACCATCGTGGTTCCGGCCTACGCGCACATTCTGCTCAAACGCACGCGCATTGCTTCGGAAGAGGCGATTGCCGCGAACCAGGAGAAATCGCGTTTCCTGGCCCAGGCCAGCCATGACTTGCGCCAGCCCATCCACTCCATCGGCCTGTTTACCGCTTGCCTGCGTGATGCCAGGCTGGGGCTGGAGGAGCTACGACTGGTGGACAACATCGACCGTTCGCTGCACACCGTGTCGCAATTGTTTCGTTCGATTCTGGACATCTACACGCTGGACCACGGCAAGCTCGCGCCACAAGCCGAGACGGTGCACCTGGGAGAGCTGCTTCAGGATGTAGTCAGGCAAAACACCGAAGCGGCTCGATGGGCCGGCGTGGAGCTGCGCCTGCGCGCCTGCCCTTATTGGGTGACCGTAAACGCGGGGCTATTGACCACGATGGTCCAGAATCTTCTGTCCAATGCCCTTAAATACGCGCCGGGCCAACCAGTACTGGTCGGCGTGCGGCGTCGGGCCAAGGGCCTTGCGATAGTGGTATATGACAAGGGGCGCGGCATCGCCGAAGAACACTTGCCCGACGTGTTCAATGAGTTCTATCGGGTGCGCCATGTGCGCGACAAAGATGTCGAGGGGCTAGGCCTCGGGCTTTCCATCGTCAAGCGCATCAGCCAGTTGCTCAATGTTGAAATCGACATTCGCTCCAAGGTCGGGCAAGGCACCCGAGTGGCGATCAGCGGACTGGCGCCAGCGGCACCACAGGCAGTGACAGCCAGGACGCCCGCAACCTACAACCGCCTTGACGGGCTGCGGGTGTGCCTGGTCGAGGACGACGCGAACGTCTTGATGGCGACGTCGGCGCTGCTTGAAAAATGGGGCTGCCAGGTCGAAACCCACAGCGACGCCGAAGGGTTGACCAGTGACTGCGACATCATCATTGCCGATTTCGACCTCGGCACCAGAGTGTCCGGTTCCGAGTGCATTGCGGCGATACGCGAGCAGCGCGGCTGGGAAGTTCCGGCGCTGGTGATCACCGGGCACGAGATCGAGCGAATACGCCATTCGCTACAGAGCCTGAACATTTCGGTGCTCGCCAAGCCGGTTCGACCGCCAGAGCTACGATCGGTGTTGCTTGATCAGGTCAAGGCCATGAAGACCGCGTCGGATTGA
- a CDS encoding methyl-accepting chemotaxis protein, translating to MEKFEEDSRGASRAYHISSETERVAEQGAQVIQQTAREMRQIAENIGASARLVGQLGARSEEITAIVNTIRGIADQTNLLALNAAIEAARAGDQGRGFAVVADEVRQLAGRTSRSTSEIAEMIGMILSETRDAVASMSVTQEGALRGVTLADQAGSVIVQIRAGTTDALEAVSMFASKLDESEVIPKTAIGWVG from the coding sequence GTGGAGAAGTTCGAAGAAGACTCACGCGGTGCGTCCCGTGCGTACCACATTTCCTCCGAGACCGAGAGAGTCGCCGAGCAGGGCGCCCAGGTGATCCAGCAGACCGCCAGGGAAATGCGCCAGATCGCCGAGAACATCGGCGCTTCCGCGCGCCTGGTCGGGCAACTGGGTGCGCGCTCGGAGGAGATCACCGCCATCGTCAACACCATTCGCGGCATCGCCGACCAGACCAACCTGTTGGCGCTCAACGCGGCCATCGAGGCGGCGCGGGCGGGCGACCAGGGCAGGGGCTTCGCGGTGGTGGCCGACGAAGTCCGGCAACTGGCCGGGCGCACCAGTCGCTCCACGTCGGAGATCGCCGAGATGATCGGCATGATCCTTTCGGAAACCCGCGACGCCGTCGCCAGCATGAGCGTGACTCAGGAAGGCGCATTGCGCGGGGTGACCCTGGCGGACCAGGCCGGATCGGTGATCGTACAGATCAGGGCCGGGACCACGGATGCGTTGGAGGCGGTGAGCATGTTCGCCTCCAAGCTCGATGAATCCGAGGTCATTCCCAAGACGGCGATTGGCTGGGTCGGCTGA
- the yghU gene encoding glutathione-dependent disulfide-bond oxidoreductase — protein MSQASYVPPKVWKHEAPSGGHFASINRPVAGPTHEKTLPIGEHPLQLYSLATPNGVKVTILLEELLALGHTGAEYDAWLIRIGEGDQFSSGFVEVNPNSKIPALLDRSVEPAIRVFESGSILLYLAEKFGALLPSDPAGRTETLNWLFWQMGSAPYLGGGFGHFYAYAPEKLEYPINRFTMEAKRQLDVLDRRLAEKRYLAGDQYTIADIAVWPWYGQLVRNNVYSAAEFLAAHEYTHVQRWAEEIAKRPAVVRGQRVNRTWGDEASQLPERHSAQDLD, from the coding sequence ATGAGCCAAGCGTCTTACGTCCCGCCCAAAGTCTGGAAGCACGAAGCCCCCTCGGGCGGCCACTTCGCCAGCATCAACCGCCCTGTCGCCGGACCGACCCATGAAAAAACCCTGCCGATCGGCGAGCACCCGTTGCAACTCTATTCGCTGGCAACGCCCAATGGCGTGAAAGTGACCATCCTGCTCGAAGAGCTACTGGCGCTCGGGCACACCGGCGCGGAATACGACGCCTGGCTGATTCGCATCGGCGAAGGCGACCAGTTCTCCAGCGGTTTCGTCGAGGTCAATCCGAATTCCAAGATCCCGGCCCTGCTGGACCGCAGCGTCGAACCTGCGATCCGGGTGTTCGAGTCCGGTTCGATCCTGCTGTACCTGGCAGAAAAATTCGGTGCGCTGCTGCCGAGCGATCCGGCCGGGCGCACCGAAACCTTGAACTGGCTGTTCTGGCAGATGGGCTCGGCGCCTTACCTGGGTGGCGGCTTCGGACATTTCTACGCCTACGCGCCGGAGAAACTGGAATACCCGATCAATCGCTTCACCATGGAAGCCAAGCGCCAACTGGATGTGCTGGATCGTCGCCTGGCTGAAAAGCGCTATCTGGCCGGCGACCAGTACACCATTGCCGACATCGCGGTCTGGCCCTGGTACGGCCAGCTGGTGCGGAACAACGTGTACTCGGCGGCCGAGTTCCTCGCGGCCCACGAATACACCCACGTGCAGCGTTGGGCGGAGGAAATCGCCAAGCGCCCCGCCGTGGTGCGCGGACAGCGCGTCAATCGGACCTGGGGCGACGAAGCGAGCCAGTTGCCGGAGCGGCATAGCGCGCAAGACCTGGACTGA
- a CDS encoding B3/4 domain-containing protein: MLSVQPLIDQAVAELAPGFRALSIVALAAPLTEPDVARAALERACQSVLAGGPAWAEAHLQQWAQTFRLFGAKPQRTPCSAEALRKRVLRDGGLPSLDPVVDLYNAISLEYAIPVGGENIEAYAGSPRLVIAEGGEPFDTMKEGAPAHEYPDAGEVVWRDDQGVTCRRWNWRQGVRTRLDAEARQMWFILESLPAMPLEALTEAGDRLIEGLQAMMPGVQIESMLIGPGS; this comes from the coding sequence ATGCTGTCGGTACAGCCGTTGATCGACCAAGCCGTTGCCGAGCTGGCGCCGGGGTTCAGGGCCCTGAGCATCGTCGCGTTAGCTGCGCCGCTCACCGAACCCGACGTCGCCCGCGCGGCGCTGGAGCGAGCTTGTCAATCGGTGCTGGCGGGCGGGCCGGCCTGGGCGGAGGCCCATTTGCAGCAGTGGGCGCAGACGTTCCGACTGTTTGGTGCCAAGCCGCAACGCACGCCTTGTTCAGCCGAAGCGTTGCGCAAGCGGGTATTGCGCGACGGCGGCTTGCCGAGCCTTGATCCCGTCGTTGACCTCTACAACGCCATCAGTCTCGAATACGCGATCCCGGTGGGCGGGGAAAATATCGAGGCGTACGCAGGCTCGCCGCGACTGGTGATTGCCGAGGGTGGCGAACCGTTCGATACGATGAAAGAGGGGGCGCCTGCCCATGAATATCCCGACGCCGGCGAAGTGGTCTGGCGCGACGACCAGGGCGTGACGTGCCGCCGCTGGAACTGGCGCCAGGGCGTCAGGACCCGCTTGGACGCGGAGGCCCGGCAGATGTGGTTCATCCTCGAAAGCCTGCCGGCGATGCCGCTCGAAGCGCTGACCGAAGCGGGCGACAGGCTGATAGAAGGCTTGCAGGCGATGATGCCCGGCGTGCAGATCGAGAGCATGCTGATCGGGCCCGGAAGTTGA
- a CDS encoding helix-turn-helix domain-containing protein has translation MPLNNPLSTVPGADAHAVSLAVARTLKQARKTQKITLDELSRRSGVSKGMVVEIEKCTANPSIGILCKIAAALGLSVADIVNVAEAPSAHVIDSQDIPTLWTGELGGSARLLAGTPGPNMIELWRWEMFPGETFASAGHPQGTLELFHVEKGTLKCVVGETELLVHAGSSAVAKTDVAHTYSNAGKSKLVFTMSVAEIHQ, from the coding sequence ATGCCCCTGAACAACCCCCTATCGACCGTCCCTGGCGCGGACGCCCACGCGGTGAGCCTGGCCGTTGCGCGCACGCTCAAGCAGGCACGCAAGACTCAGAAAATCACGCTGGACGAACTGTCCCGGCGCTCGGGCGTGAGCAAAGGGATGGTCGTGGAAATCGAGAAATGCACGGCCAACCCGAGCATCGGCATCCTGTGCAAGATCGCCGCGGCGCTGGGCCTTTCGGTGGCCGACATCGTCAATGTGGCAGAAGCGCCTTCGGCCCATGTCATCGACAGCCAGGACATTCCCACGCTCTGGACCGGAGAGCTGGGAGGCAGCGCGCGCCTGCTGGCCGGTACGCCAGGCCCGAACATGATCGAGCTGTGGCGCTGGGAGATGTTTCCCGGCGAAACCTTCGCCTCGGCCGGACACCCTCAAGGCACGCTTGAGCTGTTCCATGTAGAAAAAGGCACGCTGAAATGCGTGGTGGGAGAAACGGAATTGCTCGTCCACGCCGGTAGCTCGGCGGTCGCGAAAACCGACGTGGCGCACACGTATTCCAACGCCGGCAAGTCGAAGCTGGTCTTCACCATGTCGGTTGCCGAAATACATCAATAG
- a CDS encoding Gfo/Idh/MocA family protein, translating into MQPIRLGLVGYGKIAQDQHVPAIQANPAFELVAVATQGKPCAGVENFQSLGELLENGPHVDAIAFCTPPQGRFGLVRQALAAGKHVLVEKPPCATLGEAMALVEHASEQGVSGLFAWHSRYAPGIEVARDWLASRTLQSVRIDWKEDVRKWHPGQAWIWQPGGLGVFDPGINALSIVTHLLPLSLFVESAELRVPDNCQSPIAASIRLSDARHLDIRAEFDFDHGHDELWSIEIRCAEGVLRLDNGGALLSIDGMRQAVSEEGEYAAVYRHFQQLIGNKASDMDLQPLRLVADSFFVGSRTLVEPFYD; encoded by the coding sequence ATGCAACCGATTCGTCTCGGCCTGGTGGGCTACGGCAAGATCGCCCAGGATCAACACGTTCCCGCCATCCAGGCCAACCCCGCGTTCGAACTGGTGGCGGTCGCCACGCAAGGCAAGCCCTGCGCCGGTGTGGAGAATTTCCAGTCCTTGGGCGAGTTGCTGGAAAACGGCCCGCACGTCGATGCAATTGCCTTTTGCACGCCGCCACAAGGGCGATTCGGCCTGGTCCGGCAGGCGCTGGCGGCCGGCAAGCATGTGCTGGTGGAAAAACCGCCCTGTGCCACCCTGGGCGAAGCGATGGCGCTGGTGGAGCACGCAAGCGAGCAAGGCGTCAGCGGCCTGTTCGCCTGGCATTCGCGTTACGCCCCGGGCATCGAGGTTGCCCGGGACTGGCTCGCCAGCCGCACGTTGCAAAGCGTCCGGATCGACTGGAAGGAAGACGTGCGCAAATGGCACCCCGGCCAGGCGTGGATCTGGCAACCGGGCGGCCTCGGGGTCTTTGATCCGGGCATCAACGCCTTGTCGATCGTCACCCATCTGCTGCCGCTGTCGCTGTTCGTCGAGTCGGCCGAGCTGCGCGTTCCGGACAACTGCCAGTCGCCGATTGCCGCGAGCATCAGGCTGTCGGATGCCCGCCATCTCGATATCCGCGCCGAATTCGATTTCGACCATGGCCATGATGAGCTCTGGAGCATCGAGATTCGTTGCGCCGAAGGCGTCTTGCGACTGGACAACGGCGGCGCGTTGTTGAGCATCGATGGCATGCGCCAGGCGGTGTCGGAGGAGGGCGAGTACGCGGCGGTGTATCGGCATTTCCAGCAGTTGATCGGTAACAAGGCCAGCGACATGGACCTGCAACCGCTGCGCCTGGTTGCGGACAGCTTTTTCGTCGGCAGCCGGACCTTGGTCGAGCCGTTCTACGACTGA
- a CDS encoding DeoR/GlpR family DNA-binding transcription regulator, which yields MSATHEVFPGERQRLISERLALYGRVIAADLASEFNVSEHSIRRDLGTLAAAGLCKRVYGGAIRLPAAEAPIDVRIHQDPARKDSLGQAAAALLSAGQHVFLDAGSTNLAIARAIDPGLQLTLSTNSPLIAVELMKLPRAEVILLGGRMNRVAGGAIGLAAVQQLRQFNFDLCFVGACAIDPDNGVTAFGLDDAEFKRAVVAASGQVVVAVTNQKLSSVAHYQVASCEEVTTLVVEQDAPQERLGPFFERISKVVRAVEKQ from the coding sequence ATGAGTGCTACCCACGAAGTGTTTCCCGGCGAACGCCAACGCTTGATCAGCGAGCGGCTTGCCCTGTATGGCCGGGTCATCGCGGCTGATCTGGCCAGCGAATTCAACGTCTCTGAACATTCGATACGCCGAGACCTGGGCACATTGGCGGCGGCGGGCTTGTGCAAGCGCGTCTATGGCGGCGCGATTCGCCTGCCGGCCGCCGAAGCGCCGATCGATGTGCGGATCCACCAGGATCCAGCGCGCAAGGATAGTCTTGGCCAGGCGGCAGCCGCGCTGCTCAGCGCAGGCCAGCATGTATTCCTGGATGCCGGCTCGACCAACCTGGCCATTGCCCGTGCCATCGACCCGGGGCTGCAATTGACCCTCAGCACCAACTCCCCGCTGATCGCGGTGGAACTGATGAAGCTGCCCCGCGCCGAGGTCATCCTGCTCGGCGGTCGCATGAACCGCGTCGCGGGCGGGGCGATCGGTCTGGCCGCCGTCCAGCAATTGCGCCAGTTCAATTTCGACTTGTGTTTTGTCGGGGCCTGCGCCATCGACCCGGACAATGGCGTCACGGCGTTTGGCCTGGACGACGCCGAGTTCAAGCGCGCGGTGGTCGCGGCCAGCGGTCAGGTGGTGGTGGCGGTGACCAACCAGAAGCTGTCCAGCGTCGCTCATTATCAAGTGGCTTCCTGTGAAGAGGTGACCACGCTGGTGGTGGAGCAGGACGCGCCCCAAGAGCGACTCGGCCCCTTTTTCGAGCGAATCTCCAAAGTCGTGAGGGCGGTCGAGAAGCAATAA